In one window of Mytilus trossulus isolate FHL-02 chromosome 7, PNRI_Mtr1.1.1.hap1, whole genome shotgun sequence DNA:
- the LOC134725973 gene encoding uncharacterized protein LOC134725973, which translates to MRRLFFISFIINCFPFLQGLNTTRICFDNRAVVSCVGNQSIDIIVVHYGRFSSNECPDSTIIQGQCNGSANVSIAIKDICQGKNTCTFNNIAAGVLPVGTCTSNNLKPYAEISYDCKGNVEEDIVDQSTNDRSQVLQKLPYILVGVVVLVVIVIVSAVFVRRRLKHKEQAEVEYRKQTSTEVNSSDTIDSGKGESHYDEISIRDEESIKTEYNHLKFRASIKTNCGTYNNTDIGTYDHAEGVVRGVDLNSYTYNHNDINTYNTAGIKKSADGTEYSNHC; encoded by the exons ATGAGGCGGTTATTTTTCATTAGTTTCATCATAAATTGTTTTCCCTTTCTTCAag GTTTGAACACAACTCGTATCTGTTTTGATAACAGGGCAGTTGTGTCATGTGTTGGAAACCAGTCCATTGACATTATTGTTGTACATTATGGTCGATTTTCCTCAAATGAGTGCCCTGATTCAACCATAATCCAGGGACAATGTAATGGTAGTGCGAATGTTAGTATAGCTATAAAGGATATATGCCAGGgtaaaaatacatgtacgttTAATAACATTGCCGCAGGTGTACTTCCAGTTGGTACTTGTacttcaaacaatttaaaaccatATGCTGAGATATCATATGACTGCAAAG GAAATGTTGAAGAAGATATTGTAGACCAGTCCACAAATGACAGATCACAAGTGTTACAAA AACTACCTTATATACTAGTCGGTGTTGTGGTACTTGTTGTGATTGTCATTGTTAGTGCAGTCTTTGTAAGACGGAG ACTGAAGCACAAAGAGCAAGCAGAAGTAGAGTACAGAAAACAAACAAGTACAGAAGTGAATAGTTCTGATACTATAGATAGCGGGAAAGGAGAGAGTCACTATGATGAAATCAGCATCAGAGACGAAGAATCAATCAAAACGGAgtataatcatttaaaatttcgTGCTtctatcaaaacaaattgtgggACGTACAATAATACAGACATTGGTACATATGACCATGCTGAAGGAGTTGTAAGGGGAGTTGATTTAAACTCGTATACGTACAACCATAACGACATTAATACATATAACACTGCTGGTATTAAAAAATCAGCAGACGGTACAGAATATAGCAATCATTGTTAA